In Flexistipes sp., the following proteins share a genomic window:
- a CDS encoding branched-chain amino acid ABC transporter substrate-binding protein, whose translation MNTGFKGFLAIIFVLTMSISVFAADTIKLGVAGAHSGDLASYGIPTVRAAQFVVDEYNKNGGIDGKKIELLVEDDECKPEKAVNAATKLMSQGVDAVVGHICSGATKAALSIYLSQMIPVISPSATNPALTQSGNYPNFFRTIAPDDAQARLEVDFAVDELGLKNIAVIHDKGDYGKGLAQFAKKFIEETEGVNVALFEGVTPGALDYSAIVQKIKNSNADGVIFGGYHPEASKIVTQMRKKEMDIPFISDDGVKDETFIKVAGKYAEGVYATGPKDVSSNPLAKEAEKKHMEKYGEHSGAFYLNGYAAAQAILNAIDNADSTDPQKVMQAMRTNYVETPLGKIKFDENGDAIGVGFSVYQVQDGEYVELNY comes from the coding sequence ATGAATACTGGTTTTAAAGGTTTTTTGGCAATTATTTTCGTTTTAACAATGTCTATATCCGTTTTTGCTGCGGATACAATTAAGCTGGGAGTTGCCGGTGCTCATTCAGGGGATTTGGCATCATACGGTATTCCCACTGTAAGAGCAGCACAGTTTGTTGTAGATGAATATAATAAGAACGGTGGTATCGACGGAAAGAAAATCGAGCTGCTTGTAGAGGATGACGAGTGTAAGCCGGAAAAAGCTGTTAATGCGGCAACTAAGCTGATGTCACAAGGTGTTGACGCTGTTGTCGGCCATATATGCAGCGGTGCTACAAAAGCCGCACTTTCTATCTATCTTTCACAGATGATTCCAGTTATTTCTCCTTCTGCAACCAACCCTGCTCTTACACAGAGCGGAAATTATCCTAACTTTTTCAGGACAATTGCTCCTGATGATGCACAGGCCAGACTTGAGGTGGATTTTGCAGTTGACGAACTGGGGCTTAAAAATATTGCGGTAATACATGATAAAGGTGATTACGGTAAAGGGCTGGCTCAGTTTGCCAAAAAATTTATAGAGGAAACTGAAGGCGTTAACGTTGCTTTATTTGAAGGTGTAACGCCGGGTGCTCTCGATTATTCAGCCATTGTTCAGAAAATAAAAAATTCTAACGCAGACGGTGTAATTTTTGGAGGTTATCATCCCGAAGCTTCCAAGATTGTCACACAGATGAGAAAAAAGGAAATGGACATCCCTTTTATCTCCGATGATGGTGTAAAGGATGAAACTTTTATAAAAGTCGCCGGTAAATATGCTGAAGGCGTCTATGCAACCGGTCCGAAAGATGTCTCTAGTAATCCGTTGGCAAAAGAAGCGGAAAAGAAACATATGGAAAAATATGGCGAGCATTCAGGTGCGTTTTATCTTAACGGTTATGCTGCAGCACAAGCTATATTGAATGCTATAGACAATGCTGATTCCACAGATCCGCAGAAGGTTATGCAGGCTATGAGAACTAACTATGTGGAAACTCCTCTTGGTAAAATTAAGTTTGATGAAAATGGTGATGCAATTGGTGTCGGCTTTTCTGTTTATCAGGTACAGGACGGCGAGTACGTAGAGTTAAATTACTAA
- a CDS encoding ABC transporter permease subunit, with translation MEYFLQLFFAGLTKGSIYALIALGYTMVYGIIQLINFAHGEIYMIGAFTALIAAGVLSVFNLPVVAIFIIVTLVAILYSSAYGYTIEKIAYKPLRNAPRLSALISAIGMSIFLQNYVLLAQTSDFLPFPSLIGQFKFMEPYNHILSSSGLVIIISTFIAMLLLSLYIKFTRMGKAMRATAQDKKMALLLGINVDRVISTTFVVGSALAALGGVLIANHIGQINFYIGFIAGIKAFTAAVLGGIGSVPGAVLGALILGWTESFSTGYISSDYQDVFAFILLVVILIFKPSGILGKKTDQKV, from the coding sequence ATGGAATACTTTCTTCAGCTGTTTTTTGCCGGCCTTACCAAAGGTAGTATTTACGCATTGATAGCTCTCGGATATACTATGGTTTACGGCATTATTCAATTAATTAACTTTGCCCATGGGGAAATTTACATGATAGGGGCTTTTACTGCCCTTATTGCGGCTGGAGTTTTATCCGTTTTTAATTTACCGGTTGTCGCTATCTTTATCATTGTGACTCTTGTGGCCATACTTTATTCTTCAGCCTACGGTTATACTATTGAAAAAATTGCCTACAAGCCTTTGAGAAATGCTCCGAGGCTTTCAGCACTGATAAGTGCAATCGGCATGTCGATATTTCTGCAGAATTATGTTTTGCTGGCACAGACATCTGATTTCCTGCCGTTTCCTTCCCTTATAGGACAGTTTAAATTTATGGAACCTTATAATCATATTTTGTCTTCTTCCGGACTTGTTATAATCATATCAACATTTATTGCTATGTTGCTGCTGTCCTTATACATTAAATTTACCCGTATGGGTAAGGCAATGAGGGCTACCGCTCAGGATAAAAAGATGGCTCTTTTGCTTGGGATAAATGTGGACAGAGTAATTTCAACCACGTTTGTTGTCGGATCTGCTCTTGCAGCACTCGGCGGTGTTTTAATTGCCAATCATATAGGTCAGATAAATTTTTATATCGGTTTTATTGCAGGAATCAAAGCTTTCACTGCAGCTGTATTAGGTGGTATCGGCAGTGTTCCTGGGGCGGTGTTGGGTGCCCTGATACTTGGATGGACGGAGAGTTTTTCCACAGGATATATTTCAAGTGATTATCAGGATGTTTTTGCCTTCATACTGCTTGTGGTGATTCTTATCTTTAAACCCAGCGGAATATTGGGTAAAAAGACGGATCAGAAGGTGTAA
- a CDS encoding ABC transporter ATP-binding protein, with protein sequence MQPLLEINGLTMDFGGLRAVDNIDFNIYSKEIVALIGPNGAGKTTFFNCVTGMYKPTGGDIYVYTDGDNRKRINGLKPNKVTELGLARTFQNIRLFKGMTVLENVMIGRHCRTHANIFSALMRNKRIIREEYESASYSYHILERVGLDVFANEIAENLPYGAQRRLEIARALATEPKVLLLDEPAAGLNPQETDNLIEIIKMLRDEENISVLLIEHDMGMVMKISERITVMDYGKRIAEGPPGEIKENPDVIKAYLGEDIDAQA encoded by the coding sequence ATGCAGCCTCTTCTTGAGATAAACGGTTTAACGATGGATTTCGGAGGCTTAAGAGCGGTTGACAATATTGATTTTAATATCTACTCAAAAGAAATTGTTGCTCTCATAGGCCCGAACGGTGCAGGCAAGACTACGTTCTTTAACTGTGTGACCGGTATGTACAAACCCACCGGTGGGGACATCTATGTATATACTGACGGAGATAATAGAAAACGTATAAATGGTCTTAAGCCTAATAAGGTTACCGAATTGGGTCTTGCCAGAACATTTCAGAATATCAGGCTTTTTAAAGGGATGACGGTTCTTGAAAATGTCATGATAGGCAGACACTGCAGAACCCATGCAAATATTTTCTCTGCTCTGATGAGAAACAAACGTATAATCCGGGAAGAGTATGAGTCAGCCTCTTATAGCTATCATATTCTTGAAAGAGTTGGTCTGGACGTGTTTGCCAATGAAATTGCTGAAAATCTGCCATACGGGGCTCAAAGGAGACTTGAAATTGCGCGGGCTCTTGCAACGGAGCCTAAGGTTTTACTGCTGGATGAGCCTGCTGCCGGACTTAACCCTCAGGAAACGGACAATTTGATAGAGATTATAAAGATGCTGCGTGATGAAGAAAATATTTCTGTTTTGCTTATAGAGCATGATATGGGTATGGTAATGAAAATTTCTGAAAGGATTACAGTAATGGATTACGGCAAAAGGATTGCCGAGGGTCCTCCTGGTGAAATAAAAGAAAATCCTGATGTGATAAAAGCTTATCTCGGAGAAGACATCGATGCTCAGGCTTAA
- a CDS encoding DHH family phosphoesterase has product MINKILEYIKPKRKILILMHNNPDPDTIASAFALKTLFSALQKKRCTLAYHGLIGRAENRELVKLCKIDMHLSAKLNFARYDCLVLVDTQPTAGNVFIQKKISPDIVIDHHNLRSHTKKVELHDIRKNYGSTSTIITEYYKQLNITPDTNTATALFYGIKTDTLGSGRSNSKVDTEMMGYILPGISLNKLAKIENPELPKYYFKNMKKATENAVVINDLIFCNLSDVRNADLIAETSDFFLRMRDIKWTFVIGKINNICYFSLRCKSTKRKVGHIALGLVRGIGTGGGHMKSAGGQIPLKEYNYDEIVTKVKERLLTKIFGSSDIDQKRL; this is encoded by the coding sequence ATGATCAATAAAATTCTTGAATATATCAAGCCAAAACGAAAAATACTAATCCTGATGCATAATAACCCTGACCCGGATACCATAGCTTCAGCCTTTGCTCTGAAAACCCTTTTCAGTGCTCTTCAGAAAAAACGATGCACATTGGCCTATCACGGTCTCATAGGCAGAGCTGAAAACAGAGAGCTGGTGAAATTATGTAAAATAGATATGCACCTCTCCGCCAAACTTAATTTCGCCCGATATGACTGTCTTGTACTGGTGGATACGCAGCCCACTGCCGGTAACGTATTTATACAGAAAAAGATTTCCCCGGATATAGTTATTGATCATCATAACTTGAGATCCCATACAAAGAAAGTGGAGCTGCACGACATACGAAAAAATTACGGAAGTACAAGTACAATCATAACGGAATATTATAAACAACTGAATATTACCCCTGACACAAATACGGCCACTGCTTTATTCTACGGAATAAAAACGGACACTCTCGGATCAGGTAGAAGTAACAGCAAGGTTGATACCGAAATGATGGGATACATACTCCCAGGAATATCTCTCAACAAGCTGGCAAAAATAGAAAATCCTGAACTGCCGAAATATTATTTTAAAAATATGAAAAAAGCCACAGAGAATGCTGTTGTCATAAATGATCTTATATTCTGTAATTTGTCTGATGTTAGAAATGCCGATCTGATAGCTGAAACCTCCGACTTTTTTCTAAGAATGAGAGACATCAAATGGACGTTTGTAATTGGGAAAATCAATAATATCTGCTATTTCTCTCTAAGGTGTAAATCCACAAAACGAAAAGTCGGTCACATTGCTCTTGGACTTGTCAGAGGTATCGGAACAGGCGGCGGACACATGAAATCTGCAGGCGGTCAAATCCCTTTAAAAGAATACAATTATGATGAAATTGTCACAAAAGTAAAAGAACGCCTACTTACAAAGATATTCGGCAGCAGCGATATAGATCAAAAAAGGCTATAA
- a CDS encoding ABC transporter ATP-binding protein codes for MLRLNNVNTFYGNIQALHDVSLEVKEGEIVALLGANGAGKTTTLMTISGIVPPQTGEIFYNKTPLHLMKPDEIVKLGVCQVPEGRHIFPHLSVSENIDLGAFLRRDKEQIRKDIEYVYDLFPQLAERKNQLGETLSGGEQQMLAISRALLSKPKLLLLDEPSLGLAPIIVRQIFDIIKQINRESKTTILLVEQNANLALQIADKGYVMETGKIRLSGDAKDLLNNDDIKKAYLGGV; via the coding sequence ATGCTCAGGCTTAATAATGTCAATACTTTTTACGGAAATATACAGGCTTTGCATGATGTAAGCCTTGAAGTAAAAGAGGGTGAAATTGTAGCCCTCCTGGGAGCAAACGGTGCCGGGAAAACCACAACACTCATGACAATCAGCGGAATAGTTCCTCCGCAGACAGGTGAAATTTTTTATAATAAAACACCCCTTCATTTGATGAAGCCGGATGAGATTGTAAAGCTGGGTGTTTGTCAGGTACCTGAAGGCAGACATATTTTTCCTCATCTCTCGGTAAGTGAAAATATTGACCTTGGAGCTTTTCTCAGACGCGATAAAGAGCAAATCAGAAAAGATATTGAATATGTGTATGATTTGTTCCCGCAGCTGGCTGAGCGAAAAAATCAATTGGGAGAAACACTAAGTGGTGGAGAACAGCAAATGTTGGCAATCTCAAGGGCTCTTTTGTCAAAGCCTAAATTACTGCTCCTTGATGAGCCTTCATTGGGTCTTGCACCTATTATTGTGAGACAGATTTTTGACATTATTAAACAGATTAATCGTGAAAGTAAAACTACAATACTGCTGGTGGAGCAGAACGCTAACCTTGCTCTTCAGATTGCGGATAAAGGTTATGTTATGGAGACGGGGAAAATCAGGTTGTCAGGTGATGCCAAAGACCTTTTGAACAATGATGACATAAAGAAAGCTTATCTCGGCGGTGTCTAA
- a CDS encoding metal-dependent hydrolase produces MDPVTHFTSGVVLSKTLGFKAKTKSVVLFGSLALLPDIDNAISFFGTKADYLLYHRGFTHSVWGGLILGILTAFLLKYIFKKSFLFSSITAASIMYTHIYLDYITSYGTQLLAPFSRHRFALSSVFIIDPFYTLTLITLLIFAFILRSRKTAIIASAFLLFYPVANLGVKSFVKSKVSKLTDNKVIVTTTALTPLYWKVIIEGKDTYKVKDVKTYQKIDPAAFKSYRKFDKESTAYNFSSKFLKTYLWFVDYPVIVKGGGKYDFEIFDLKFMLNEDIFGKHNHKAFALQFKTNGNGELTEYSFN; encoded by the coding sequence GTGGATCCTGTTACCCATTTTACCAGCGGTGTTGTTTTGTCAAAAACACTCGGTTTTAAAGCTAAAACGAAATCTGTTGTACTTTTCGGCAGTCTTGCTTTATTGCCTGATATTGACAACGCGATATCATTTTTCGGCACTAAAGCCGATTATTTGCTCTATCACAGAGGTTTCACTCATTCTGTCTGGGGCGGATTGATACTGGGTATTTTGACTGCATTTTTATTAAAATACATTTTTAAGAAAAGTTTTCTGTTTTCTTCAATTACCGCTGCCTCAATAATGTATACTCACATATACCTGGACTATATTACCAGCTACGGCACCCAACTGCTTGCCCCTTTCAGCAGACACAGATTTGCTTTATCATCGGTTTTCATCATTGATCCATTTTATACTTTAACACTTATAACTTTATTGATTTTTGCTTTTATTTTAAGAAGCCGTAAAACAGCAATAATTGCCTCAGCATTTCTTCTATTTTACCCCGTTGCTAACCTTGGAGTTAAATCCTTTGTGAAATCTAAGGTATCAAAATTAACGGATAACAAGGTGATAGTAACCACGACAGCTTTAACACCTCTTTATTGGAAGGTGATAATAGAAGGAAAGGATACTTACAAAGTAAAAGATGTAAAAACATACCAGAAGATAGATCCGGCAGCGTTCAAAAGTTACAGGAAATTTGATAAAGAAAGTACTGCTTACAATTTCAGCAGTAAATTCTTAAAGACTTATCTCTGGTTCGTGGATTATCCGGTTATTGTTAAAGGCGGAGGAAAATACGATTTTGAGATTTTCGATTTGAAGTTTATGCTTAACGAAGATATATTTGGTAAACATAATCATAAAGCTTTTGCACTTCAATTTAAAACAAATGGTAATGGGGAATTAACCGAATACAGCTTTAATTAG
- a CDS encoding ABC transporter permease subunit, with product MFSEIKKSLLVSIWFMFLTFPIMVIKVNTIENTIIWRWENLVLVGLGSFFLSFLWRFMHNKKATKRRQDYKDALSKLFYDNLIENKKVFIPVVVALIIFILLFPKLFSAYQVTIMTTALIYVILGLGLNVVVGFAGLLDLGYVAFYAVGAYTYALLNFNYDISFWIALPLAGILGALAGILLGFPVLRLRGDYLAIVTLGFGEIIRLVLENWGEFTHGPSGIAGINRPNFGFDLSIMGSINAIYYFVFFFVLVTIFFTNRLQNSRIGRAWVALREDEIACQAMGVDKTKTKLSAFAFGATWAGFMGAVFAAKTTFINPASFTFLESAIILSIVVLGGMGSIPGVILGALILILLPEYLRAFSEYRMLIFGGAMVLMMVFRPQGLIKSKRRRYNLESMSKKELKERQNAASS from the coding sequence ATGTTTTCTGAGATAAAAAAATCGCTGCTTGTTTCCATTTGGTTTATGTTTCTGACTTTTCCTATTATGGTAATAAAAGTAAACACAATTGAAAATACCATTATATGGAGATGGGAAAATCTTGTTTTGGTAGGTCTCGGATCTTTTTTTCTCTCTTTTCTGTGGAGGTTTATGCACAATAAGAAAGCCACAAAAAGAAGACAGGATTATAAGGACGCATTATCAAAACTTTTTTATGATAATTTGATAGAAAATAAAAAGGTTTTTATACCTGTAGTTGTAGCTTTAATAATTTTTATTCTGCTGTTTCCGAAGTTATTTTCGGCATATCAGGTCACAATTATGACCACAGCTCTTATTTATGTAATCCTGGGATTGGGACTCAATGTCGTTGTAGGTTTTGCCGGCCTGCTTGATTTGGGTTATGTGGCTTTTTATGCAGTAGGTGCTTATACCTATGCTCTTCTTAATTTTAATTATGACATAAGTTTCTGGATTGCACTTCCTCTTGCCGGTATACTGGGTGCTTTGGCAGGTATTTTACTCGGTTTCCCCGTACTAAGGCTCAGAGGTGATTATCTGGCCATTGTTACTTTAGGCTTTGGTGAAATAATACGTCTGGTGCTGGAAAACTGGGGTGAGTTTACTCATGGTCCCAGCGGTATTGCCGGTATAAACAGGCCCAATTTTGGTTTTGATTTAAGTATTATGGGCAGTATAAATGCAATATACTATTTTGTATTTTTCTTTGTCCTTGTGACTATATTTTTTACAAATCGATTGCAGAATTCACGGATAGGCAGAGCATGGGTGGCTTTGAGAGAGGATGAAATAGCCTGCCAGGCCATGGGTGTGGATAAAACAAAAACAAAACTTTCGGCTTTTGCTTTTGGAGCAACATGGGCAGGGTTCATGGGGGCTGTCTTTGCAGCAAAAACCACATTTATTAATCCGGCCAGTTTTACATTTCTGGAATCAGCCATAATTCTTTCCATAGTTGTTTTAGGTGGTATGGGCAGTATTCCGGGTGTTATTCTCGGTGCACTTATTTTGATACTTCTTCCTGAATATCTAAGGGCTTTTTCTGAGTACAGAATGTTGATTTTCGGCGGTGCCATGGTTCTTATGATGGTTTTCAGACCTCAGGGACTGATTAAGAGTAAACGAAGGCGGTATAACCTTGAGTCTATGTCCAAAAAAGAATTAAAGGAGAGACAAAATGCAGCCTCTTCTTGA